The Vibrio tarriae genome includes a window with the following:
- the galK gene encoding galactokinase, whose protein sequence is MSELIQNVTTTFAQLFGYDATHLVQAPGRVNLIGEHTDYNDGFVLPCAINYQTVVATAKREDSRVRLVAVDYDNDTDEFDLREEIAFQPKKMWSNYIRGVIKCLIERGFEFNGADIVVSGNVPQGAGLSSSAALEVVIGQTFKELYQLKISQAEIALNGQQAENQFVGCNCGIMDQMISAQGQANHAMLLDCRSLQTEAVAMPEQMAVVILNSNKKRGLVESEYNTRRQQCEAAAKTFGVKALRDVTLAQLTAKQAELDPVVAKRARHVITENERTLHAAQALREGNMTRLGELMAASHASMRDDFEITVKEIDTLVEIVQSVIGDQGGVRMTGGGFGGCVVALVHPTQVEAVQQAVAEHYEAATGLKASIYVCHATSGAGLVELAQG, encoded by the coding sequence ATGTCTGAATTAATCCAAAACGTGACTACAACCTTTGCACAACTCTTTGGCTATGATGCTACACACCTTGTGCAAGCTCCGGGGCGGGTCAATTTGATCGGTGAGCACACCGACTACAACGATGGCTTTGTGCTGCCTTGTGCGATTAACTACCAAACCGTCGTGGCTACAGCCAAACGGGAAGACTCTCGAGTGCGTTTGGTCGCCGTCGATTACGACAATGACACGGACGAATTTGACCTGCGAGAAGAGATTGCCTTTCAGCCTAAAAAAATGTGGTCGAACTACATTCGCGGCGTCATTAAATGCTTGATTGAACGTGGTTTTGAGTTTAATGGCGCAGATATTGTGGTTTCAGGTAACGTACCTCAAGGGGCGGGGCTCAGTTCCTCGGCGGCTTTAGAAGTCGTGATTGGGCAAACTTTTAAAGAGCTTTACCAGCTAAAAATCAGTCAGGCGGAGATCGCCCTCAATGGCCAGCAAGCGGAGAACCAGTTTGTCGGTTGTAACTGCGGCATTATGGATCAGATGATCTCGGCGCAGGGGCAAGCGAACCATGCCATGTTGCTTGATTGTCGTAGCTTGCAAACCGAGGCCGTTGCGATGCCAGAGCAGATGGCAGTGGTGATCCTCAATTCCAATAAAAAACGCGGCTTGGTAGAGAGTGAATACAATACCCGTCGTCAGCAATGCGAAGCCGCAGCCAAAACTTTTGGTGTGAAAGCGCTTCGCGATGTCACTTTGGCGCAATTGACTGCAAAGCAGGCCGAACTTGATCCTGTGGTGGCCAAACGTGCGCGCCATGTCATCACGGAAAATGAACGCACTTTACATGCCGCTCAGGCACTGCGTGAAGGAAACATGACGCGCTTAGGCGAGTTAATGGCCGCTTCTCACGCTTCGATGCGTGATGATTTTGAAATTACCGTCAAGGAGATAGATACGCTGGTCGAGATTGTTCAATCTGTGATTGGCGATCAAGGTGGTGTGCGGATGACCGGCGGCGGTTTTGGTGGTTGTGTGGTTGCCCTCGTACATCCGACGCAAGTAGAAGCGGTGCAGCAAGCAGTGGCTGAACACTATGAAGCTGCGACAGGGCTTAAGGCATCGATCTATGTCTGCCATGCAACTTCGGGCGCGGGATTGGTTGAGCTTGCACAAGGTTAG
- a CDS encoding ankyrin repeat domain-containing protein: MMKWLWQLALIGLLVLSPFRFSAAASEPSGIARSDVNQEYQSLISLFFAAARAGNNEVVNEFLSAGFPINQRNAESYTALMVAAYQGNAQTVELLLRFGANACLQDKRGNTALMGALIKREIQIARALYQAECADDLRNKAGLSVQEFAELYGQSETLKALHQEKLAVQPHTQSFN, encoded by the coding sequence ATGATGAAATGGCTATGGCAGCTCGCCTTAATAGGTTTATTGGTACTATCACCTTTTAGATTCAGTGCTGCGGCTTCGGAGCCGTCTGGCATTGCACGGTCAGATGTAAACCAAGAATATCAATCTCTGATCTCACTCTTTTTCGCGGCAGCAAGAGCGGGAAATAACGAAGTCGTGAATGAATTTCTTTCTGCTGGCTTCCCGATTAATCAACGAAACGCGGAAAGCTATACCGCATTAATGGTTGCCGCCTACCAAGGCAACGCGCAAACCGTGGAACTCTTACTGCGCTTCGGAGCGAATGCTTGTTTGCAAGATAAACGTGGCAATACTGCTTTAATGGGGGCGTTAATAAAGCGGGAGATCCAAATCGCGAGAGCGTTATACCAAGCCGAGTGTGCGGATGACCTTCGCAATAAAGCGGGACTCTCGGTGCAAGAGTTTGCTGAGTTGTACGGACAATCTGAAACGTTAAAAGCACTACATCAAGAAAAATTGGCCGTGCAGCCTCATACTCAATCATTCAACTAA
- a CDS encoding EAL domain-containing protein — MNHIHPYQNELSDILRKQRITPLFQPIVHLASEHAIGYESLSRGPQQSPLHTAGSLFEAAEQCQRLPELEKICVHKAAAAWSSFGIDSQLFINLSPDMLLHSQQHQWELPQLMQRHRLSANQVVFEISERTPALQLDELKNSVQHLQAQGFSIAIDDMGSGYSGLKLWSELQPDFVKIDRYFIHNIDSNPIKLKFVRSLVQLAEQLDCQLIAEGVETRSELLAIADLGIELVQGYLFGRPQLTPQRIYHSQSFSSATVLNIESARTETPLQYLMFQDTPRMSAL, encoded by the coding sequence ATGAATCACATCCACCCCTACCAAAATGAATTGAGTGATATTTTGCGCAAACAGCGCATTACCCCGCTATTCCAACCCATTGTGCACCTTGCGAGCGAGCATGCTATAGGGTACGAGTCGCTCAGTCGAGGCCCTCAACAAAGTCCTCTTCATACGGCGGGTTCTCTGTTTGAAGCGGCTGAACAGTGCCAGCGCTTACCCGAGTTAGAGAAAATTTGTGTACACAAGGCGGCGGCAGCTTGGTCAAGCTTTGGGATCGATTCACAGCTTTTTATCAACCTGAGCCCAGATATGTTGCTGCATTCACAACAGCACCAGTGGGAATTACCACAATTGATGCAGCGTCACCGTCTATCCGCCAATCAGGTCGTGTTTGAAATTTCTGAGCGCACCCCTGCATTGCAGTTGGATGAGTTGAAAAACTCGGTTCAACATCTACAAGCACAAGGATTTTCAATAGCGATTGATGATATGGGCTCTGGGTATTCAGGATTAAAACTGTGGTCTGAATTACAGCCGGATTTTGTGAAAATTGATCGCTACTTTATCCATAACATTGACAGTAACCCAATCAAACTGAAATTTGTGCGTAGTTTGGTACAACTGGCAGAACAACTTGATTGCCAATTAATTGCAGAGGGAGTAGAAACGCGCTCCGAACTTTTGGCCATAGCGGATTTAGGTATCGAGTTAGTCCAAGGGTATTTATTCGGTCGCCCTCAACTTACGCCTCAGCGAATATATCATTCGCAGAGTTTTTCCTCTGCCACGGTCTTAAACATCGAGTCAGCTCGTACAGAAACGCCTCTTCAGTACCTAATGTTTCAAGATACTCCACGTATGTCTGCGTTATAG
- a CDS encoding GGDEF domain-containing protein produces the protein MIAVSIVLINTPKLLFEDKIHAYEKEQLQLTVELQKTRIDYASLILEHLETHTLTPQLQEFFNLYHGNLCVLDENSPQQCPLSIIDAVQSTTSASDFVASTSVNITFAEGSILFFQVQGKQIRVLWFNHASFWPAPQKNISLVLVRGNHIQFLDNPIAHYNALLNYTILRHRDDYGTLQFENMELSFLRWHLGEYQLISVLNDKVRLFNLIYWVMSASLTLLLTLTWFLTRLNLQKVAAQRHVYIDNLTRLNNRHFLNKISTKFIEHPHSIAAMIDIDHFKKINDQYGHITGDRILQAVASCLRKNVRDGDTIIRFGGEEFLLLFQAHSNKEAWHMLDRLRQRVKDDHSLYGTTISIGFTFIDGSLPAAISRADTALYQAKEAGRNQVVADSEKENDSAADLPIQC, from the coding sequence ATGATAGCGGTCAGCATAGTATTGATTAACACGCCTAAGTTATTGTTTGAAGATAAGATCCACGCTTATGAAAAAGAGCAATTGCAACTGACTGTCGAACTACAGAAAACCCGTATTGACTACGCAAGCCTGATTCTAGAACATCTAGAAACCCACACATTGACTCCACAGTTGCAAGAATTCTTCAATCTGTACCATGGCAATTTATGTGTGCTGGATGAGAATTCCCCACAACAATGCCCGTTGAGCATTATCGATGCGGTTCAATCCACCACTTCAGCAAGTGATTTTGTCGCTTCTACCTCAGTAAACATCACGTTTGCAGAAGGTTCTATCCTATTTTTTCAAGTGCAAGGCAAACAGATCCGAGTGCTATGGTTCAACCATGCTTCATTTTGGCCAGCACCACAGAAAAACATCAGCTTGGTCTTGGTTCGCGGTAATCACATTCAGTTCTTAGATAATCCGATTGCACACTATAACGCTCTACTGAATTACACGATTTTGCGCCACCGAGATGATTACGGGACTTTGCAGTTTGAAAACATGGAGTTGAGCTTTCTTCGTTGGCACCTTGGTGAATATCAATTGATCAGTGTGCTTAACGACAAAGTACGCTTGTTTAATCTTATTTACTGGGTAATGTCGGCCAGTTTAACCCTGTTACTGACTTTGACTTGGTTCCTCACTCGACTCAATCTACAAAAAGTGGCGGCGCAGCGTCATGTTTATATCGACAACTTAACTCGGCTCAATAACCGACATTTTCTGAATAAAATCAGTACTAAGTTTATTGAACACCCTCACTCCATTGCCGCGATGATCGACATCGATCACTTTAAGAAAATTAATGACCAATATGGGCACATTACCGGAGATCGCATTCTACAGGCGGTGGCCTCTTGTCTGCGCAAAAATGTCCGAGATGGAGACACCATTATCCGCTTTGGTGGAGAAGAGTTTTTACTATTGTTCCAAGCCCATTCAAACAAAGAAGCTTGGCACATGCTCGACCGATTGCGTCAGCGAGTTAAAGACGATCATAGCTTGTACGGAACAACGATTTCGATTGGTTTTACTTTTATCGATGGTAGTTTACCCGCTGCTATTTCGCGGGCAGATACTGCACTCTATCAAGCAAAAGAAGCAGGACGTAACCAAGTGGTTGCCGACAGCGAGAAAGAGAATGACTCAGCAGCAGATTTACCGATTCAGTGCTGA
- a CDS encoding UDP-glucose--hexose-1-phosphate uridylyltransferase — protein sequence MSELKFNPVDHPHRRYNPLTGQWILVSPHRAKRPWSGADEKPALAELPSYDAQCFLCPSNARISGDVNPNYSGTYVFNNDFAALMTDSPAAPESDNPLFKTQGVRGLSRVICFSPDHSKTLPELPVHKIRGVIETWNEQIEELGKEYIWVQAFENKGETMGCSQPHPHGQIWANSFLPNEIERKEQHLKAYYQQYGRNLLVDYVQAERKDGARTVVETEHWLAVVPYWAAWPFETLLLPKTHIRRMSELNDEQRDDLALAIKKLTSRYDNLFQCAFPYSMGWHFAPFFEAGTDINHWQLHALFYPPLLRSATIRKFMVGYEMLAESQRDLTAEQAAERLRAVSDIHYKEQHNHQ from the coding sequence ATGTCTGAGCTTAAGTTTAATCCTGTCGATCATCCACACCGTCGATATAACCCATTGACTGGGCAGTGGATCCTCGTTTCACCTCACCGAGCAAAGCGTCCATGGAGTGGGGCCGATGAGAAACCGGCGCTCGCTGAGTTGCCCAGCTATGATGCGCAATGCTTTTTGTGTCCAAGCAATGCTCGTATTTCTGGGGATGTGAATCCCAACTATAGCGGCACTTATGTGTTCAATAACGATTTTGCTGCGCTGATGACGGATTCTCCAGCAGCGCCAGAGTCCGATAATCCGCTGTTCAAAACTCAAGGGGTTCGTGGTTTGAGTCGGGTGATCTGTTTTTCTCCTGATCATAGCAAAACGCTGCCAGAGTTACCCGTGCATAAGATTCGTGGCGTGATAGAGACATGGAACGAACAAATCGAAGAGCTCGGTAAAGAGTATATTTGGGTGCAAGCTTTTGAGAACAAAGGTGAAACTATGGGCTGCTCTCAGCCGCATCCCCATGGACAGATCTGGGCGAACAGTTTTTTACCCAACGAAATAGAACGCAAAGAGCAGCACCTCAAGGCTTATTACCAACAATATGGCCGCAATTTGCTGGTGGATTACGTACAAGCCGAGCGAAAAGATGGCGCGCGAACCGTGGTGGAAACCGAACATTGGTTAGCGGTGGTGCCCTATTGGGCGGCTTGGCCGTTTGAAACCCTGTTGTTGCCCAAAACTCATATTCGCCGCATGAGTGAGCTCAATGATGAGCAGCGTGATGATCTTGCACTTGCCATCAAAAAACTGACTAGCCGCTACGACAATTTATTCCAATGTGCTTTTCCATATTCGATGGGCTGGCACTTTGCGCCATTTTTTGAAGCGGGTACCGACATTAACCACTGGCAGTTGCACGCGCTGTTTTATCCGCCGCTGCTACGTAGCGCAACCATTCGCAAGTTTATGGTTGGCTATGAAATGCTGGCAGAAAGCCAACGTGATTTAACCGCAGAGCAGGCCGCAGAGCGTTTACGCGCGGTGAGTGATATTCACTACAAAGAACAGCATAACCATCAATAA
- the galM gene encoding galactose-1-epimerase → MNALFTSMTAQAAYDGQPAKLIELTNRRGMRVVVMDIGATWLSCTLPMGDESREVLLGVSSMDDFVRQGSYLGATVGRYANRIARGELKIGTQTYALSVNQAGNTLHGGVVGFDRRRWQITQQSAQHVTFQLLSADGDQGFPGNLHVAVTYRLDEQGGVNIDYQATTDRATSVNLTNHAYFNLNGAEQGSDCLNHQLWIDAKQFLPTDASGIPLGELQSVLGSGFDFTQPKRVGEDLLQDKQQIRAKGYDHSYFFSPERDMHTPIAKVWSADEKVQLLVSTDKPAMQLYTGNWLAGTPNRLGSHYKDYAGLALETQFLPDSPRHPEWPQPSCILQPGEVYRYQTRYQFVF, encoded by the coding sequence ATGAACGCGTTATTCACCAGCATGACAGCACAGGCCGCCTATGATGGTCAGCCTGCCAAGCTTATTGAGCTCACTAACCGCCGCGGTATGCGTGTGGTAGTGATGGATATCGGTGCCACTTGGCTCAGTTGCACTTTACCGATGGGCGATGAATCAAGAGAAGTGCTACTTGGCGTAAGCAGCATGGATGATTTTGTGCGCCAAGGCAGTTATTTAGGCGCAACGGTGGGGCGTTATGCCAATCGGATTGCGCGTGGCGAACTCAAGATAGGGACACAAACATATGCTTTGTCGGTCAATCAAGCTGGCAATACGTTACACGGTGGCGTTGTTGGGTTTGATCGTCGTCGCTGGCAAATCACGCAGCAAAGCGCACAGCATGTGACCTTTCAACTGCTTTCTGCTGACGGAGATCAAGGCTTTCCGGGCAACCTCCACGTTGCAGTGACCTACCGGTTGGATGAGCAAGGTGGGGTGAATATCGACTACCAAGCCACCACCGATCGTGCGACCTCCGTGAATCTGACGAACCACGCCTACTTTAATTTGAATGGCGCTGAGCAAGGTAGTGATTGCCTCAATCATCAGCTCTGGATTGATGCAAAGCAGTTCTTACCAACGGATGCCTCGGGTATCCCGCTCGGGGAGTTGCAATCGGTACTGGGTAGCGGTTTTGATTTCACTCAACCGAAAAGGGTTGGGGAAGATTTGCTTCAAGATAAACAGCAAATCCGTGCGAAAGGCTATGACCACAGTTATTTCTTTTCGCCAGAGCGTGATATGCACACGCCTATCGCTAAGGTGTGGTCTGCCGATGAGAAAGTGCAACTGCTCGTCAGTACGGATAAACCTGCTATGCAGCTTTATACCGGTAATTGGTTGGCGGGAACACCCAATCGCCTTGGTTCGCACTACAAGGATTATGCAGGCCTCGCTTTAGAAACGCAGTTTTTACCCGATTCCCCTCGTCATCCAGAATGGCCGCAACCGAGCTGCATCCTGCAACCCGGAGAAGTCTATCGCTATCAAACACGCTATCAGTTTGTTTTTTAA
- a CDS encoding MDR family MFS transporter: MSQPVDRKTFLGIFFTVFLPMFLAAVDQTLLATATPAIVRDLGNLQLSSWIAIGYMLASAASVPVYGWLGDQYGRKPMLMIALSIFALGSIICAFAMNMPWLVAGRIVQGLGSGGLMSLSQALIGELVPPRERARFQGYFSSLFAVASIGGPVLGGVLVTYLSWQWLFWFNLPLVGIALYRLARFQFVQSSRKSEASIDVAGLILFPSMMTLIIYWLSAGGHYFPWFSVTSISLVSAFVLTSLLFIAQQKRVTASFLPLRLLARREIHIPLLSTFIFAACLFALIFFLPIFLQLGLRVNAAQSGLLLIPLSCGIIGGAYTTGKVIAKTGVPKFLPVFGMSLSSCAFAVLAMFSLSAPVVSAIAALCGLGLGTVMPSTQVLVQTLAGKANLGRITAMASLSRSLGASVGTAFFGTLIYSLLPGLSPNSGLQAIAALPQSEILHAFQIGFAVAALLALLGALNALRAPKIQLDDYAFDS, from the coding sequence ATGTCGCAGCCTGTAGATAGAAAAACCTTTTTGGGCATCTTTTTTACGGTTTTTTTGCCAATGTTTTTGGCGGCCGTTGATCAAACCTTGCTGGCTACCGCGACGCCTGCGATTGTGCGCGATCTGGGCAACTTGCAACTTTCTTCCTGGATTGCGATTGGTTACATGCTGGCAAGTGCGGCCAGTGTTCCGGTTTACGGCTGGTTAGGGGATCAGTATGGACGTAAACCGATGTTAATGATTGCGCTGAGTATTTTTGCTTTAGGTTCAATCATTTGTGCTTTTGCAATGAATATGCCGTGGTTGGTGGCTGGGCGGATTGTACAAGGATTGGGTAGCGGCGGCTTGATGAGCTTGTCGCAAGCCTTGATCGGGGAATTAGTACCGCCCCGCGAGCGTGCTCGTTTTCAGGGCTATTTTTCCTCACTGTTTGCGGTGGCCAGTATTGGTGGACCAGTGTTAGGCGGTGTATTGGTAACCTACCTTTCTTGGCAATGGCTGTTTTGGTTTAACCTGCCGCTTGTGGGCATCGCTTTGTATCGACTGGCACGATTTCAATTTGTGCAAAGTTCGCGTAAGTCTGAGGCTTCAATTGATGTGGCTGGGCTTATCCTGTTTCCCAGTATGATGACTCTCATCATCTATTGGCTTTCGGCTGGCGGGCACTATTTTCCGTGGTTCTCGGTCACCAGCATAAGCCTAGTGAGTGCATTTGTTTTAACGAGCTTGCTGTTTATCGCCCAGCAAAAGCGAGTCACGGCTTCCTTTTTGCCACTCCGTTTATTGGCGCGTCGTGAAATACATATTCCGCTGCTCTCCACGTTCATTTTCGCGGCCTGTTTGTTTGCGCTTATCTTCTTTTTGCCGATTTTTTTACAGCTCGGCTTACGAGTTAACGCAGCACAATCGGGACTACTGCTTATCCCCCTGTCGTGCGGCATTATTGGTGGCGCCTATACGACCGGTAAAGTGATTGCTAAAACAGGAGTGCCCAAATTTTTGCCTGTGTTTGGTATGAGTTTAAGTAGCTGCGCCTTTGCTGTGTTGGCGATGTTTTCGCTCTCTGCGCCCGTGGTGAGTGCGATTGCTGCCTTATGTGGTTTAGGCTTAGGCACTGTGATGCCCTCAACCCAAGTTTTAGTTCAAACGTTGGCAGGTAAAGCCAATTTAGGGCGGATCACTGCGATGGCTTCGTTGAGTCGCTCGTTAGGGGCATCGGTCGGCACCGCTTTCTTTGGTACATTGATTTACTCCTTACTCCCCGGTTTATCGCCAAACAGTGGTTTGCAGGCGATTGCCGCATTGCCACAAAGTGAGATTTTGCATGCTTTTCAAATTGGCTTTGCGGTTGCGGCGCTGCTTGCGTTGCTCGGGGCATTGAATGCGTTGCGCGCTCCGAAAATTCAGTTGGATGATTACGCCTTTGACTCTTAA
- a CDS encoding DUF2127 domain-containing protein: MSNKHQGLKAVAILESTKGIVSLLLGLGLHHVAGDSLQQLLQDLLQHLHLNPASYWPEKLLHQAGLLTHFNFNWVAAGALVYGAIRLIEAYGLWHNLLWTEWFALLSGAIYLPFEVYELFTHPGVFSIAALLINLVIVLYMYRIIRSKVPQR; encoded by the coding sequence ATGTCGAATAAACACCAAGGCTTAAAAGCGGTCGCGATTTTAGAGTCGACCAAAGGGATCGTGTCCCTATTGTTGGGGTTAGGGCTGCACCATGTTGCCGGCGATAGCCTACAGCAGTTGTTGCAAGATCTGTTGCAGCACTTGCACCTCAATCCTGCCAGTTATTGGCCAGAGAAATTACTGCATCAAGCGGGGCTTCTCACCCATTTCAATTTCAACTGGGTGGCCGCAGGTGCGCTAGTGTATGGTGCGATCCGTTTGATTGAAGCTTATGGTCTTTGGCACAACTTATTGTGGACGGAGTGGTTTGCACTGCTCAGCGGAGCCATCTATCTGCCATTTGAAGTGTATGAGTTGTTTACCCATCCTGGTGTATTCAGTATTGCGGCTCTGCTTATCAACCTAGTTATTGTGCTTTATATGTATCGGATTATCCGCAGTAAAGTGCCGCAAAGGTAA
- the yqfB gene encoding N(4)-acetylcytidine aminohydrolase, giving the protein MSIPTQITFFEFLTPLVASGQKTITIRDKSESHYVPGTRVEVFTLETHRKVCEIDILAVEPLKFDEINEFHAEQEEIELPKLKALIQEIYPNIDELYVITYQLAK; this is encoded by the coding sequence ATGTCCATCCCAACTCAAATTACCTTTTTTGAATTTTTGACCCCCTTGGTGGCTTCTGGCCAGAAGACCATCACCATCCGTGATAAATCGGAGAGCCATTACGTGCCCGGCACTCGCGTTGAAGTGTTCACTTTAGAAACCCATCGTAAAGTGTGTGAGATAGATATTCTGGCTGTTGAACCGCTCAAGTTTGATGAGATCAACGAGTTTCACGCTGAGCAAGAAGAGATAGAATTACCCAAACTCAAGGCATTGATACAAGAGATTTACCCCAATATCGATGAGCTGTATGTCATTACTTATCAACTAGCGAAGTAA
- a CDS encoding catalase, translating to MHMSKSFLIISMGFVAVSVQAQTLTRDNGAPVGDNQNSITAGEHGSVLLQDVHLIQKLQRFARERIPERVVHARGTGAHGEFVASGDFSDLTLSAPFTSKGKITPVFVRFSTVIHSKGSPETLRDPRGFATKFYTEQGNWDLVGNNLPVFFIRDSIKFPDMVHSLKPSPVTNLQDPNRFFDFFSHEPGSTHMLTWVYTNLGTPASYRTMDGFGVHAYKWINQKGEVNYVKFHWKSLQGIESLRPDEVVKVQGQDFNHLTNDLYQQINTGNHPKWDLYVKVLTPEQLNKLDYNGLDATKVWLDVPEKKVGTMTLNKVPDNFFLETEQSAFAPSNLIPGIEPSEDRLLQGRLFAYADTQLYRLGANLFQLPINRPLVEVNSHNQDGSSNNAQASSDINYEPSRQLDLKEDPEFKAVETKLVGTVQQNAISNPRNFYQAGVLYRSLNEQDKQDLIINLAGDLNKVTDKEIKATMVSHFYRADKDYGTRLASATNTDLQQVVKLAAM from the coding sequence ATGCATATGTCAAAAAGCTTTTTAATTATTTCAATGGGGTTTGTGGCGGTATCCGTACAAGCACAAACTCTCACGCGAGACAACGGTGCGCCAGTTGGCGATAACCAAAATTCCATCACGGCAGGTGAACATGGCAGTGTATTGCTGCAAGACGTTCATCTGATCCAAAAATTGCAGCGTTTTGCCAGAGAACGTATTCCTGAGCGGGTAGTGCACGCCAGAGGAACAGGCGCGCATGGTGAGTTTGTCGCATCCGGTGACTTTAGTGATCTGACGCTCTCAGCGCCGTTCACCAGCAAAGGCAAAATTACGCCAGTATTTGTGCGTTTTTCAACGGTGATTCATTCAAAAGGCTCGCCAGAAACGCTGCGCGATCCTCGAGGTTTTGCAACCAAATTTTATACCGAACAAGGCAACTGGGATTTGGTTGGAAACAACTTACCTGTGTTCTTCATTCGTGATTCGATCAAGTTTCCGGATATGGTTCACTCGCTGAAACCATCGCCCGTCACCAATCTTCAGGATCCGAATCGCTTTTTTGATTTCTTCAGTCATGAACCAGGGTCTACACATATGTTGACTTGGGTGTATACCAATTTAGGCACACCAGCCAGCTATCGAACCATGGATGGTTTTGGGGTTCATGCTTACAAATGGATCAATCAAAAAGGCGAGGTGAACTATGTGAAATTCCATTGGAAGAGTCTGCAAGGGATTGAAAGCTTGCGCCCCGATGAGGTAGTCAAAGTTCAGGGGCAAGATTTTAATCACCTGACCAATGATCTGTACCAGCAAATCAATACAGGTAATCACCCGAAATGGGATCTTTATGTGAAAGTATTGACTCCAGAACAATTGAACAAACTCGATTACAACGGCTTAGATGCCACCAAAGTGTGGTTGGATGTGCCCGAGAAGAAAGTTGGTACGATGACCTTAAACAAGGTGCCGGATAACTTCTTTTTGGAAACCGAACAGTCGGCCTTTGCGCCATCAAACCTGATCCCAGGTATTGAGCCATCGGAAGATCGTTTGTTGCAAGGCCGCTTATTTGCATACGCCGATACACAGCTGTATCGCTTAGGCGCGAATTTATTCCAATTACCCATTAACCGCCCGTTGGTAGAGGTGAACAGCCATAACCAAGATGGATCTAGTAACAACGCGCAAGCAAGCTCTGATATTAATTACGAACCAAGCCGCCAGCTTGATCTTAAGGAAGATCCTGAGTTCAAAGCGGTGGAAACCAAACTCGTTGGTACTGTGCAGCAAAATGCGATCAGTAATCCACGCAACTTCTACCAAGCTGGCGTGCTTTATCGCAGCTTAAATGAACAGGACAAGCAAGATCTCATCATCAACTTGGCAGGTGACTTAAACAAAGTGACCGATAAAGAGATCAAAGCCACTATGGTCAGCCATTTCTACCGAGCGGATAAGGATTATGGCACTCGCTTAGCCAGTGCGACCAATACCGATCTGCAACAAGTGGTAAAACTGGCCGCGATGTAA
- a CDS encoding DMT family protein, translated as MNPIVVSVGLLICSNVFMTFAWYAHLKELNNKPWIIAALVSWGIALFEYLLQVPANRIGYTALNVGQLKILQEVITLMVFVPFSVFYLREPLKLDYLWAGLCLVGAVYFAFRSKFA; from the coding sequence ATGAATCCGATTGTGGTCAGTGTCGGTTTGCTGATTTGCAGCAATGTGTTTATGACTTTTGCTTGGTACGCGCATCTTAAAGAGTTGAATAACAAACCTTGGATTATTGCGGCGTTGGTGAGCTGGGGCATTGCGCTGTTTGAATACTTACTGCAAGTACCAGCCAATCGAATTGGCTATACCGCGCTGAATGTTGGGCAACTTAAAATTTTGCAAGAAGTGATCACCTTAATGGTGTTTGTACCTTTCTCAGTCTTCTATCTGCGTGAGCCATTAAAGCTCGATTACTTGTGGGCTGGGCTTTGTCTGGTGGGGGCGGTCTACTTCGCGTTTCGCAGCAAGTTTGCTTAG